A genomic segment from Gavia stellata isolate bGavSte3 chromosome 4, bGavSte3.hap2, whole genome shotgun sequence encodes:
- the CBX6 gene encoding chromobox protein homolog 6 isoform X1, which translates to MELSAVGERVFAAESIIKRRIRKGRIEYLVKWKGWAIKYSTWEPEENILDSRLIAAFEQKERERELYGPKKRGPKPKTFLLKARAQAEALHIGDVHFSVKPGSSTSSPKLHSSAAVHRLKKDIRRCHRMSRRPLPRPDPQNGGSMGGGAGIRPPVSPFSETVRIINRKVKPREPKRSRIILNLKVIDKGGKPASGAGGLARPKIPSRNRVIGKSKKFSESVLRTQIRHMKFGTFSLYNKPSAVPAPSLEGKGEAEGSQAASCGLIMGSTPYDAPSSSSSGCPSPAPHSSSDPDDSPPKLLPETLSPAIPDWRESEVLDLSIPPESAATSKRSPPGGCGEGQTPSLSLSSSDPEQEAGDWRPEMSPCSNVVVTDVTSNLLTVTIKEFCNAEDFEKVAAGSSGGGSKVTSKGTVCEEQNSGSL; encoded by the exons ATGGAGCTGTCTGCAGTGGGGGAGCGCGTCTTCGCCGCCGAGTCCATCATCAAGCGGCGCATCCGAAAG GGGCGCATCGAGTACCTGGTGAAATGGAAAGGCTGGGCCATCAA GTACAGCACCTGGGAACCCGAGGAGAACATCCTGGACTCCCGCCTCATCGCCGCCTTCGAGCAGAA GGAACGAGAGCGTGAGCTGTACGGGCCCAAGAAGAGAGGACCTAAGCCTAAAACTTTTCTCCTGAAG GCTCGGGCCCAAGCGGAGGCCCTCCACATTGGGGATGTACACTTTTCTGTCAAGCCTGGTTCCAGCACCTCCTCTCCCAAGCTCCACTCCAGCGCTGCAGTGCACCGGCTCAAGAAAGACATCCGGCGATGCCACCGCATGTCCCGGCGCCCCCTGCCCCGTCCAGACCCCCAGAATGGCGGGAGCATGGGTGGTGGGGCTGGCATCCGTCCTCCCGTCTCGCCCTTCTCGGAGACCGTCCGCATCATCAACCGTAAGGTGAAACCCCGTGAGCCCAAGCGCAGCCGCATCATCCTCAACCTCAAAGTCATTGACAAAGGTGGGAAGCCAgccagcggggctgggggcctgGCTCGGCCCAAGATCCCATCCCGAAACCGTGTCATCGGCAAGAGCAAAAAGTTCAGCGAGAGTGTCCTTCGCACCCAGATTCGCCACATGAAGTTTGGCACCTTTTCACTCTACAATAAGCCGTCTGCTGTGCCTGCCCCCTCtctggagggcaaaggggagGCTGAAGGCTCCCAGGCAGCCTCCTGTGGGCTCATTATGGGCTCCACCCCCTATGAtgcccccagctccagctcctccgGCTGCCCATCACCCGCCCCTCACTCCTCCTCTGACCCAGATGATTCCCCTCCAAAGCTGCTCCCTGAGACCCTCAGCCCAGCCATCCCCGACTGGCGCGAGTCGGAGGTCCTCGACCTCTCGATCCCACCCGAGTCAGCTGCCACCAGCAAGCGTTCTCCCCCGGGAGGGTGCGGTGAGGGGCAGACGCCTTCcttgtccctttcctcttctgacCCGGAGCAGGAGGCTGGCGACTGGCGTCCTGAGATGTCCCCTTGCTCTAACGTGGTGGTCACGGATGTCACCAGCAACCTCCTCACCGTCACCATCAAGGAGTTCTGCAACGCAGAGGATTTTGAGAAGGTGGCGGCGGGCAGCAGTGGAGGAGGCAGCAA agTGACAAGCAAGGGGACTGTCTGTGAAGAGCAAAACAGTGGGTCGTTGTAG
- the CBX6 gene encoding chromobox protein homolog 6 isoform X2, translated as MELSAVGERVFAAESIIKRRIRKGRIEYLVKWKGWAIKYSTWEPEENILDSRLIAAFEQKERERELYGPKKRGPKPKTFLLKARAQAEALHIGDVHFSVKPGSSTSSPKLHSSAAVHRLKKDIRRCHRMSRRPLPRPDPQNGGSMGGGAGIRPPVSPFSETVRIINRKVKPREPKRSRIILNLKVIDKGGKPASGAGGLARPKIPSRNRVIGKSKKFSESVLRTQIRHMKFGTFSLYNKPSAVPAPSLEGKGEAEGSQAASCGLIMGSTPYDAPSSSSSGCPSPAPHSSSDPDDSPPKLLPETLSPAIPDWRESEVLDLSIPPESAATSKRSPPGGCGEGQTPSLSLSSSDPEQEAGDWRPEMSPCSNVVVTDVTSNLLTVTIKEFCNAEDFEKVAAGSSGGGSK; from the exons ATGGAGCTGTCTGCAGTGGGGGAGCGCGTCTTCGCCGCCGAGTCCATCATCAAGCGGCGCATCCGAAAG GGGCGCATCGAGTACCTGGTGAAATGGAAAGGCTGGGCCATCAA GTACAGCACCTGGGAACCCGAGGAGAACATCCTGGACTCCCGCCTCATCGCCGCCTTCGAGCAGAA GGAACGAGAGCGTGAGCTGTACGGGCCCAAGAAGAGAGGACCTAAGCCTAAAACTTTTCTCCTGAAG GCTCGGGCCCAAGCGGAGGCCCTCCACATTGGGGATGTACACTTTTCTGTCAAGCCTGGTTCCAGCACCTCCTCTCCCAAGCTCCACTCCAGCGCTGCAGTGCACCGGCTCAAGAAAGACATCCGGCGATGCCACCGCATGTCCCGGCGCCCCCTGCCCCGTCCAGACCCCCAGAATGGCGGGAGCATGGGTGGTGGGGCTGGCATCCGTCCTCCCGTCTCGCCCTTCTCGGAGACCGTCCGCATCATCAACCGTAAGGTGAAACCCCGTGAGCCCAAGCGCAGCCGCATCATCCTCAACCTCAAAGTCATTGACAAAGGTGGGAAGCCAgccagcggggctgggggcctgGCTCGGCCCAAGATCCCATCCCGAAACCGTGTCATCGGCAAGAGCAAAAAGTTCAGCGAGAGTGTCCTTCGCACCCAGATTCGCCACATGAAGTTTGGCACCTTTTCACTCTACAATAAGCCGTCTGCTGTGCCTGCCCCCTCtctggagggcaaaggggagGCTGAAGGCTCCCAGGCAGCCTCCTGTGGGCTCATTATGGGCTCCACCCCCTATGAtgcccccagctccagctcctccgGCTGCCCATCACCCGCCCCTCACTCCTCCTCTGACCCAGATGATTCCCCTCCAAAGCTGCTCCCTGAGACCCTCAGCCCAGCCATCCCCGACTGGCGCGAGTCGGAGGTCCTCGACCTCTCGATCCCACCCGAGTCAGCTGCCACCAGCAAGCGTTCTCCCCCGGGAGGGTGCGGTGAGGGGCAGACGCCTTCcttgtccctttcctcttctgacCCGGAGCAGGAGGCTGGCGACTGGCGTCCTGAGATGTCCCCTTGCTCTAACGTGGTGGTCACGGATGTCACCAGCAACCTCCTCACCGTCACCATCAAGGAGTTCTGCAACGCAGAGGATTTTGAGAAGGTGGCGGCGGGCAGCAGTGGAGGAGGCAGCAAGTGA